From Patescibacteria group bacterium, the proteins below share one genomic window:
- a CDS encoding glycosyltransferase family A protein — protein MTAVIIVSFGRAELLKHTLDSLLNSNYDPAQVSITVVDNGSQPEVVSLLTHYRPQIHNLVLLRNNRGKPYAWNLGARVAQEQCDAVQIPSIDYFLFCDSDLDFKLGWHETLTTAYKEHQNLPLCGLSGMRWPSHKLDALQTGPTTQINVVRFPPGCCILMSAEAYRRNGPWDTKRLIRTVDTCYFRNAFARGWKNASIHPNSVIDHTGRTSRTWHIQTGKPKLLP, from the coding sequence ATGACAGCCGTTATCATCGTTTCATTTGGACGGGCCGAGTTGCTAAAGCATACGCTTGATAGTTTACTCAATAGCAACTATGACCCAGCCCAAGTCAGCATCACTGTGGTCGATAACGGGTCACAACCAGAAGTAGTAAGCCTGTTGACCCATTATCGACCACAAATTCATAATCTCGTGCTATTACGTAACAATAGAGGCAAACCTTACGCTTGGAATTTGGGCGCACGAGTGGCACAAGAACAATGCGATGCTGTGCAAATACCCAGCATTGATTACTTTCTGTTTTGTGATAGCGATCTCGATTTTAAACTGGGATGGCATGAGACACTAACCACAGCCTATAAAGAACATCAAAACCTTCCTCTGTGTGGTTTAAGTGGTATGCGTTGGCCGTCGCATAAATTAGATGCATTACAAACCGGTCCGACCACACAAATAAACGTCGTCCGCTTCCCACCCGGATGCTGTATTTTAATGTCCGCAGAAGCGTATCGACGTAACGGACCTTGGGACACCAAGCGTCTAATCCGCACTGTTGATACCTGTTATTTCCGAAATGCATTTGCACGTGGGTGGAAGAATGCAAGTATTCATCCAAACTCGGTGATTGACCACACAGGAAGAACCAGTCGCACATGGCATATCCAGACAGGTAAGCCTAAACTACTCCCCTGA